The following are encoded in a window of Deltaproteobacteria bacterium genomic DNA:
- a CDS encoding Nif3-like dinuclear metal center hexameric protein produces the protein MKIKEIYEKAIKRGMELDPRGAEEVGAELERAKKEYDELKEKDRRWFDSERLKNPYSDSRILYGDPEREVKRVLVGIDIEVGEIVLADRLREKGERIDLIIAHHPEGMAMAKLYEVMDMQSGILLKYGVPINVAEDIMDERIREVERRLMPTNHTRAVDAARLLDIPLMCVHTPSDNAVTEYLQRLFDESRPRQVSDVIKSLKEIPEYMTSMGEVFMHPKAVVGSEKKSAGKVFVDMTGGTGGSKHAYEKLSNSGIGTVVGMHISEDHRKEAGKHHVNVVIAGHIASDSLGMNLLLDNILDGVDVVEASGFRRVART, from the coding sequence ATGAAGATAAAAGAGATATATGAGAAGGCGATAAAGAGGGGAATGGAGCTCGACCCCAGGGGCGCCGAGGAAGTCGGGGCCGAGCTCGAGCGCGCGAAAAAAGAATACGACGAGCTCAAGGAAAAGGACCGGAGGTGGTTCGATAGCGAGCGGCTCAAGAACCCCTACTCCGACTCCCGCATACTCTACGGCGATCCGGAACGGGAAGTAAAGCGGGTCCTGGTCGGCATAGACATAGAAGTGGGCGAGATTGTGCTCGCGGACAGGCTCAGGGAAAAGGGCGAGAGGATAGACCTCATCATCGCGCACCACCCCGAGGGCATGGCAATGGCCAAGCTCTACGAGGTCATGGACATGCAGTCGGGAATACTCCTCAAATACGGCGTGCCCATAAACGTGGCCGAGGACATAATGGACGAGCGTATCAGGGAGGTCGAGCGGAGGCTCATGCCCACGAACCACACGAGGGCCGTGGACGCCGCCCGCCTGCTCGATATCCCGCTCATGTGCGTGCACACGCCGTCGGACAACGCGGTGACCGAATACCTCCAGAGGCTCTTTGACGAGTCCAGGCCCCGCCAGGTCTCGGACGTGATAAAGTCCTTGAAGGAGATACCCGAGTACATGACCAGCATGGGAGAGGTATTCATGCATCCCAAGGCCGTCGTGGGCTCGGAAAAAAAGAGCGCGGGCAAGGTATTCGTGGACATGACCGGAGGGACCGGAGGGTCCAAGCACGCTTACGAGAAGCTTTCGAATTCCGGCATCGGCACGGTCGTCGGCATGCACATAAGCGAGGACCACAGGAAAGAGGCCGGGAAACACCATGTAAACGTCGTTATCGCGGGGCACATAGCGAGCGACAGCCTCGGGATGAACCTACTCCTCGACAACATCCTCGACGGGGTCGATGTGGTGGAGGCCTCGGGTTTCAGGAGGGTCGCAAGGACCTGA